One window from the genome of Babylonia areolata isolate BAREFJ2019XMU chromosome 11, ASM4173473v1, whole genome shotgun sequence encodes:
- the LOC143287505 gene encoding uncharacterized protein LOC143287505 encodes MHSDRVSTTGSEGRKSSKPIMEKRRRARINASLAELKSLLLEVIKKEGARHSKMEKADILEMAVKHLRQVQRQQYTSSGGPDPTLSDKYRLGFNECAQEVSRYLGAAAEDEDAELRARLLNHLANCITNSDSPSPLSTPSSSPAPPLGLVSSSSGSGGGGGVVTPLTPIPVRPVSGSKAGGGMGVSAGLSLVVAAQGDSPSSSSSAAVVGGSSSPPGPAAAAAVLLPAEINNNNVGLANNNHSSSSNNNHHVLGSMVLGGGGGIGGNPQMLLSPLSPDTSSTSSPPSSSSSPPVSGRRMMGEVQVVGAPKAAGMGGGGGGEVALVLPANVVTGGPVPSYIIPLYASTHALSAAGLSLTPTPTSLPATTTTPQQTPAGTLPLPLPLPLMTAPHHHNHHHHNVSVPGSTPSLVTLTPGTAALSPATVLPPASVGHVIATGLTGAPLTWQAATTTLYPASSPSFLSSSSTTTLAHLPSSSSSPATHTRLPLSLAASTGGDVTLGDGKVTSSVSPLSLVSQSAVVPVPVPMISVPASAAVAADSTEAGADSNGSGGGRLSLLHSQLLRPQGPSGQLPAPDGCVWRPW; translated from the exons ATGCATTCTGATCGTGTGTCCACCACGGGGAGCGAGGGGAGGAAg TCCTCCAAGCCAATCATGGAGAAGAGGCGGAGGGCGCGGATCAACGCCAGTCTGGCAGAACTCAAGTCGCTGCTGCTGGAGGTCAtcaagaaagag GGAGCCCGCCACAGCAAGATGGAGAAGGCTGACATCCTGGAGATGGCGGTGAAGCACCTGCGGCAGGTGCAGCGCCAGCAGTACACCTCCAGCGGGGGACCAGACCCCACCTTGTCCGACAAGTACCGCCTGGGTTTCAATGAGTGCGCCCAGGAGGTCAGCAGATACCTCGGGGCTGCCGCGGAGGACGAAGACGCCGAGCTCCGGGCGCGCCTGCTGAACCACCTGGCCAACTGCATCACCAACtctgactccccctcccccctatccaccccgtcctcctccccGGCGCCGCCTCTGGGACTGGTGTCGTCGTCGtcaggaagtggtggtggtggtggtgtggtgacgccGTTGACCCCCATTCCAGTTCGGCCCGTGTCTGGCAGCAAGgcaggaggtgggatgggggtgtcgGCGGGGTTGTCGCTGGTGGTGGCCGCCCAAGgcgactccccctcctcctcctcctccgccgctgTCGTGGGGGGCAGCTCTTCCCCTCCTGGTCCCGCGGCGGCAGCGGCCGTTCTGTTGCCCGcggagatcaacaacaacaacgtgggcctggccaacaacaaccacagcagcagcagcaacaacaaccaccacgtgCTCGGCTCCATGGTgctgggcggagggggagggataggggggaaCCCTCAGatgttgttgtctcccctgtctcccgacacctcctccacctcctcacccccgtcctcctcctcctcaccccctgtctcggGAAGGAGGATGATGGGGGAGGTGCAGGTGGTGGGGGCGCCCAAGGCGGCGggtatgggaggaggagggggtggggaggtggcccTGGTACTACCGGCCAACGTGGTGACCGGGGGCCCCGTCCCCAGCTACATCATCCCGCTCTACGCCTCCACGCACGCCCTCTCCGCCGCCGggctctccctcacccccacccccaccagcctccccgccaccaccaccacccctcaacagaCACCCGCaggcaccctccccctccccctgcctctgCCCCTCATGACCGccccccatcaccacaaccaccaccaccataacgtcTCCGTGCCCGGGAGCACGCCGAGTCTGGTCACTCTCACGCCTGGTACCGCTGCCCTCTCCCCTGCCACAGTTCTCCCCCCTGCCAGTGTGGGTCACGTGATAGCTACAGGACTGACTGGGGCTCCCTTGACCTGGCAAGCTGCTACTACCACCCTctaccccgcctcctccccctctttcctctcgtcctcctccaccaccaccctcgcccacctgccatcatcgtcgtcctccCCAGCGACCCACACCCGTCTGCCCCTGTCGCTGGCTGCTTCCACTGGTGGTGACGTCACCCTAGGGGACGGGAAGGTGACGTCGTCGGTGTCCCCGCTGTCCCTGGTGTCTCAGTCTGCAGtggttccggttccggttccgATGATCTCTGTGccagcctctgctgctgttgctgctgacagTACGGAGGCCGGTGCCGACAGTAACGGCAGTGGGGGAGGACGTCTGTCCCTCCTGCACTCCCAGCTGCTGAGGCCTCAGGGACCCTCCGGGCAGCTGCCGGCCCCCGATGGCTGTGTGTGGAGGCCTTGGTGA